A region of the Leptospira venezuelensis genome:
ATGTCTAGCAATAGGTAGATATTTCTCTGCATATAAATTAGGATTTCCAAATGAATGCAGTGCTTCTTCTGAACAACTCTTGAACTTCGTTTCTAATTCTTCTAAGTTGTTTATGATGCGGATTCCTCTTCCCCCTCCTCCGGAGATCGCTTTCAAAAGGAATATTCCATTTTTAGAATGGAATTCTCTTGCTTCTTTTAGATCGATTACCTTACGAAGTCCTGGCACGGTAGGAACTCCTAAAGATTCAGCGAGTAAGACTGCCTTCAATTTATCGCCTAAGATCTCAAGTGTCTTGGAACCCGGGCCTACGAATTTGATTTTTGAATCTTCACATCTTTTAGCGAAGTCTGAATTCTCGCTTAAAAATCCATAACCTGGATGAATAGAATCGCAACCTTGTCTCTGTGCAATGGAAAGTATCTCTTCCTGGTCTAAATAAGCTTTTACACCTTTTCCTTTGAGCAAAACAGATGAATCGCTCGCTAACCTATGCCTGGAATTTGAATCGTCTTCTGAATATATGGAGACTGTAGGAACTCCTAACACTGAGGCTGCTCTTGCGATCCGGATGGCAACTTCTCCCCGATTTGCTATCAATAATTTGGATAATTTCATAAGTTGGAGGAAGTTTTGTGAGAAAGGCCTTCAGGTCGATCCAGTTTCCGAGCCACCTCTAAATTTTGAACAAATGCACATTATAATGTGCATTTGCATAAATCATTATCCATAATAACGATTTTTATTCCAATATATTAGACATACGAATCGAAACGGCTAAATGGTTTCGCTGAAGTGGTTTTTAAGGGGAATCCATATGTCTACGATTAGTCTTACTCGAACTTCAGGGAAGAAAAAGGCTCTGATCAAAAATGCAAATTTAGAAAAAAAGAAAACGAAGAACACCAAAACTTCGCAAGAAATTTCCAAAAGCCTGATCAAAGGTCTGAATCTTCCTATCATATATTCTCCTTCTTCTCCGGAGAAAGCAGATCTAAAATATCTAACCGATTGGATCAAAAAAAATCATAAAGAAATACAAAGAGATCTATTGATCTACGGGGCAATTCTATTCAGAGGTTTTAATATAGGTTCTTCCGAAAATTTCGAAAAGGTGGCTTTGAGCCTGGATTCCAATCTTTCGGAAGCATATTTGGGAACTTCTCCCAGAGATAAAAAAACAAAATTTGTTCATACTGCAAGTGAACTTCCTTCTGCTTATCCGATCATGCAACATGCTGAGATGAGTTTCCTAAATAAACCTCCTAAAAAACTTTTCTTTTACGCAAAGGTGGCTCCATCCAAAAACGGAGAAACTCCTATCACTGATCTGAGAACTGTTTTACGAGAGATGCCTTCCAATATTTCTAACAAAGTAGAAAAGCATGGGATCAAGTATATTCGTCATTATGATGGTCCAGGTGCTTCTCGTTATAGTCTATGGAAAACTAAACCTTGGAATGAAATGTTTAAGACTATAGATAAAAAAAAAGCGGAGAAGGAGATAAAAAACCAAAATTTTGAACATGAATGGCTGCCTGGAAATAAATTAAAATTAGTTAATTCTCAAGTTGGTATCAGAAAGCATCCAATTGCAGGTTCAAAAGCTTGGCATAACCATAGCCAAACATTTCATATAGATTCTCCTAGATTAGAATATAAATATGTTTTCAAAAGGCAAAAAACTTTGAGAGGGCTTGGAGTCTATTTGATCCTGAACTTTTTGACTGGAATCAAAAAGTTATTCAGCAAATCAGAAGATTTAGATGTTCATGCAACATACGGAGATGGCTCAGAAATTTCTAATAGAGATATTAAAACGATCATGAACATATTCTGGAAGAATATTCAAATTTTCTCATGGCAGAAGGACGATATTCTATACATAGATAATTATTCAGTTTCTCATGGAAGACTTCCATTTGTCGGTCCGAGAGAGATCCAAGTTGCCTGGACAGAGTAAAAAATTTGAATTAATACGTCTGAATCTTAGGTGGTCGTCAGGTTGCAAAATTTTACGCTATCGTCCTGGTCTTTATTTCTTTCGTTAAAGCCTCATTACATCCATGAGGCATTCTGCATGTTTGTTTTTTATAAAACTA
Encoded here:
- a CDS encoding TauD/TfdA family dioxygenase yields the protein MSTISLTRTSGKKKALIKNANLEKKKTKNTKTSQEISKSLIKGLNLPIIYSPSSPEKADLKYLTDWIKKNHKEIQRDLLIYGAILFRGFNIGSSENFEKVALSLDSNLSEAYLGTSPRDKKTKFVHTASELPSAYPIMQHAEMSFLNKPPKKLFFYAKVAPSKNGETPITDLRTVLREMPSNISNKVEKHGIKYIRHYDGPGASRYSLWKTKPWNEMFKTIDKKKAEKEIKNQNFEHEWLPGNKLKLVNSQVGIRKHPIAGSKAWHNHSQTFHIDSPRLEYKYVFKRQKTLRGLGVYLILNFLTGIKKLFSKSEDLDVHATYGDGSEISNRDIKTIMNIFWKNIQIFSWQKDDILYIDNYSVSHGRLPFVGPREIQVAWTE